The window GGAGAAACGTGAGCTTGAATGGCTTGATCGGCAGGGTTGAGATAATCGAAAAAGACATGAGGGCACTAAAAGAAGTTTTCCCTGCCAATAAATTTGATTTTGTTTTTTCAAACCCACCTTTCAGGAAAACCAGGACCGGGCGTTTGAGCATTTACGAAGAACGCGCGGTGGCAAGGCACGAGATTGAGATAACGCTTTCTGACCTTATAAAGACAGCCGCTTATCTGCTGAAACATTCAGGCAAGTTTTTCATGATCTACCATCCATTCAGGCTTGCAGAATTAATCAGCCTCCTTCAACAGTCACGGCTTGAGCCTAAGAAGATGAGGTTTGTTCATTCAAAGATGGGAGAAGAGGCCAAGATGGTCCTTATTGAAGCGGTAAAAGGATCAGGCGCCTGGCTTAAGATCGCA of the Nitrospirota bacterium genome contains:
- a CDS encoding tRNA1(Val) (adenine(37)-N6)-methyltransferase, whose amino-acid sequence is MTQKSEETLDSIKDIKLFQAKNGYRFSIDAVLLESFISAKRLEKGVELGAGSGVISILLAKRLKQVHITAVEIQKRLAERARRNVSLNGLIGRVEIIEKDMRALKEVFPANKFDFVFSNPPFRKTRTGRLSIYEERAVARHEIEITLSDLIKTAAYLLKHSGKFFMIYHPFRLAELISLLQQSRLEPKKMRFVHSKMGEEAKMVLIEAVKGSGAWLKIAPPVYLYEEGTEYTSELKKILM